A section of the bacterium genome encodes:
- a CDS encoding DMT family transporter, with protein sequence MKSIQYFIPIILGLIVPLQAIANAKLGDKLGHPLWGALFNFIIAISCISTIIIFTGLDRPNFSQLHVKHSYLLMGGFVGAFYIFASLVFVPKMGGLIFFSTLIAVQLMASLFYDHFGLLGKTIIITPTKTLGIILLLIGTFLISKP encoded by the coding sequence ATGAAATCAATACAGTACTTCATTCCTATTATTTTAGGTCTTATTGTTCCCTTGCAGGCCATTGCCAATGCTAAACTGGGTGATAAACTTGGTCACCCTCTATGGGGAGCCTTGTTTAACTTTATCATTGCTATCAGCTGCATCAGCACAATAATCATTTTTACAGGTTTAGACAGACCAAACTTTTCTCAACTGCATGTTAAACACAGTTATTTATTAATGGGTGGTTTTGTTGGAGCTTTTTATATTTTTGCAAGTCTAGTTTTTGTTCCTAAAATGGGTGGACTGATTTTTTTTAGCACCTTAATTGCGGTGCAGTTGATGGCTTCCCTTTTTTATGATCACTTTGGTCTATTGGGCAAAACCATCATCATTACCCCAACAAAAACCTTGGGCATCATCTTACTCTTAATAGGAACATTTTTAATTTCTAAACCCTAA
- the lysM gene encoding peptidoglycan-binding protein LysM has translation MGLFNFIKDVGASVLGASNEEQNNEQIEKKIIGFVTKDLQLAVVDFNVDVQGETAYLKGEAGNSEQREKLILAVGNIEGIAQVNDDAMTTFKVSTVEPRFYTVKKGDSLSKIAKEYYNDPMKYQQIFEANKPMLADPDKIYPGQTLRIPQDIA, from the coding sequence ATGGGTTTATTTAATTTTATTAAAGATGTAGGTGCCAGTGTTTTAGGTGCAAGTAACGAAGAGCAAAACAATGAGCAAATAGAAAAAAAGATTATTGGCTTTGTAACCAAAGATTTACAGTTGGCTGTGGTGGACTTTAATGTAGATGTTCAAGGAGAAACTGCTTATCTAAAAGGAGAAGCTGGTAACTCTGAGCAACGAGAAAAGTTGATTCTTGCGGTTGGGAATATTGAAGGCATTGCTCAAGTTAATGATGATGCAATGACAACTTTTAAAGTGTCAACGGTAGAGCCAAGGTTTTATACTGTCAAAAAGGGCGACTCATTATCTAAGATTGCTAAAGAGTACTATAATGACCCGATGAAGTATCAACAAATTTTTGAAGCCAATAAACCGATGTTAGCTGATCCAGATAAAATTTATCCTGGGCAAACTTTGAGAATTCCACAAGATATAGCTTAA